In the genome of Nocardioides seonyuensis, one region contains:
- the mshD gene encoding mycothiol synthase yields the protein MDTAVDQIVHAATSADGTSPLDEATLIALHDGLGDLELTDTALRFIHDGELSLVVHPAHRGHGAATALLSAAPEGPLSAWSHGNHPAAARLAERFGWVRERDLWVMRRPASVSLPDVVADGVEIRAYRDSDAGEVVRVNAAAFAHHPEQGSMDRANLARRMAEPWFDPAGLLVADDGSRLLGFHWTKRHDAALGEVYVVGVDPAAQGRGLGRALTLAGLQHLGGLGLSEVILYVESDNDTAIRLYSGLGFTHHDTDTHVQYRRA from the coding sequence ATGGACACGGCCGTCGACCAGATCGTCCACGCCGCCACCAGCGCCGACGGCACGTCCCCGCTGGACGAGGCCACGCTGATCGCGCTCCACGACGGGCTCGGTGACCTCGAGCTGACGGACACCGCCCTGCGGTTCATCCACGACGGCGAGCTGTCGCTGGTGGTGCACCCCGCGCACCGCGGCCACGGAGCCGCCACGGCGCTCCTCTCGGCCGCGCCCGAGGGACCCCTCAGCGCCTGGTCGCACGGCAACCACCCCGCCGCCGCCAGGCTGGCCGAGCGCTTCGGGTGGGTGCGCGAGCGCGACCTGTGGGTGATGCGCCGACCCGCCTCGGTGTCCTTGCCCGACGTCGTCGCCGACGGCGTGGAGATCCGGGCCTACCGCGATTCCGACGCAGGCGAGGTGGTGCGCGTCAACGCCGCGGCGTTCGCCCACCACCCCGAGCAGGGCTCGATGGACCGTGCCAACCTCGCCCGCCGGATGGCAGAGCCCTGGTTCGACCCCGCCGGGCTCCTGGTGGCCGACGACGGCTCCAGGCTGCTCGGCTTCCACTGGACCAAGCGGCACGACGCCGCCCTCGGGGAGGTCTACGTCGTCGGCGTCGACCCGGCCGCGCAGGGCCGCGGCCTCGGTCGCGCACTGACCCTCGCCGGGCTCCAGCACCTCGGGGGGCTCGGCCTCTCCGAGGTCATCCTCTATGTCGAGTCCGACAACGACACCGCGATCCGGCTCTACTCCGGGCTGGGATTCACCCACCACGACACCGACACGCACGTGCAGTACCGCCGCGCCTGA
- a CDS encoding Fur family transcriptional regulator, whose protein sequence is MPSDPGDLGARLRESGLRLTPQRELILRAVEELGHATPDEVLAQVRTHASSVNASTVYRTLEVLEELGLVRHTHLSDRAPTYHSTREPEHFHVVCRRCGVVRSVDPEVAAPLVEALEREHGFSPDLGHLALFGVCSACSSESPATQ, encoded by the coding sequence ATGCCCTCGGACCCCGGCGACCTCGGCGCTCGCCTGCGCGAGAGCGGCCTGCGGCTGACGCCGCAGCGCGAGCTGATCCTCCGGGCCGTGGAGGAGCTGGGCCACGCGACGCCCGACGAGGTGCTGGCGCAGGTCCGCACCCACGCGAGCTCGGTCAACGCCTCGACGGTCTACCGCACCCTGGAGGTCCTCGAAGAGCTCGGCCTGGTGCGGCACACCCACCTCTCCGACCGGGCGCCGACCTATCACTCCACCCGCGAGCCCGAGCACTTCCACGTCGTGTGCCGGCGCTGCGGTGTCGTACGCAGCGTGGATCCGGAGGTCGCCGCCCCGCTCGTCGAGGCGCTGGAGCGCGAGCACGGCTTCTCGCCCGACCTGGGGCACCTGGCGCTCTTCGGGGTGTGCTCTGCGTGCTCGTCGGAATCACCGGCTACCCAGTGA
- a CDS encoding inorganic phosphate transporter — protein MELAIIVAVVVVALVFDYTNGFHDAANAIATSVSTGALTPRVALAMAAVMNFVGAFLGQKVAHTVSDTIDPGPGSHGLVIVMAGLIGAITWNMITWYFGLPSSSSHALIGGLVGAAVAAGATANWAVVLEKVVIPMFISPVVAFSMGFALMLAIMWIFRNSNPSKVSRGFKIGQTISAAAMALGHGLQDAQKTMGVIFLALLTGGYVAESDGLPLWVIVAAATAISLGTWSGGWRIMRTLGRRIIHLDPPRGFAAESVAASVLYTTSYVFEAPISTTHTITSAVMGVGATKRLSAVRWGVAKSILTAWVLTFPAAGLAAAVCYWFFRIFLP, from the coding sequence ATGGAACTCGCGATCATCGTCGCGGTCGTCGTCGTCGCCCTCGTCTTCGACTACACCAACGGCTTCCACGACGCGGCCAACGCGATCGCCACCTCCGTCTCCACGGGGGCACTGACCCCCAGGGTTGCGCTCGCGATGGCCGCGGTCATGAACTTCGTCGGTGCCTTCCTCGGTCAGAAGGTCGCCCACACCGTCTCCGACACGATCGACCCGGGGCCAGGCAGCCACGGGCTGGTGATCGTGATGGCGGGTCTGATCGGTGCCATCACGTGGAACATGATCACCTGGTACTTCGGCCTGCCGTCCTCCTCCTCCCACGCGCTGATCGGCGGCCTGGTCGGCGCGGCCGTGGCCGCCGGCGCGACCGCCAACTGGGCGGTCGTCCTGGAGAAGGTCGTCATCCCGATGTTCATCTCGCCGGTCGTGGCGTTCAGCATGGGGTTCGCCCTGATGCTCGCGATCATGTGGATCTTCCGGAACTCCAACCCCAGCAAGGTCAGCCGCGGCTTCAAGATCGGGCAGACGATCTCGGCTGCTGCGATGGCGCTGGGCCACGGCCTGCAGGACGCCCAGAAGACGATGGGCGTGATCTTCCTGGCGCTCCTGACCGGGGGCTACGTCGCGGAGTCCGACGGCTTGCCACTGTGGGTGATCGTCGCCGCCGCGACCGCGATCTCGCTCGGCACCTGGTCGGGCGGCTGGCGGATCATGCGCACGCTCGGGCGGCGCATTATCCACCTCGACCCGCCCCGCGGCTTCGCCGCCGAGTCGGTCGCCGCCTCGGTCCTCTACACGACGTCCTACGTCTTCGAGGCCCCGATCTCGACCACCCACACCATCACCTCAGCGGTGATGGGCGTGGGGGCGACCAAGCGACTCTCGGCGGTCCGCTGGGGCGTCGCGAAGTCGATCCTGACCGCCTGGGTGCTGACGTTCCCGGCGGCGGGCCTGGCGGCCGCGGTCTGCTACTGGTTCTTCCGCATCTTCCTGCCCTGA
- a CDS encoding DsrE family protein, producing the protein MPRSLVVKVTCGSEDAERCNQAFTVAAAAAAAGADVSLWLTGEAAWYGVPGRAEEFRLDLATPLADLLTTVVELGRVQVCTQCAARRGIEPDHLREGITIAGAAVFAEEILQDGVQALVY; encoded by the coding sequence ATGCCCCGATCGCTGGTCGTCAAGGTCACCTGCGGCTCCGAGGACGCCGAGCGCTGCAACCAGGCGTTCACGGTCGCCGCCGCTGCGGCCGCGGCAGGTGCCGACGTCTCGCTGTGGCTGACCGGAGAGGCCGCGTGGTACGGCGTACCCGGGCGGGCGGAGGAGTTCAGGCTCGACCTCGCGACGCCGCTGGCCGACCTGCTCACCACCGTCGTCGAGCTCGGTCGCGTCCAGGTGTGCACCCAGTGCGCCGCCCGTCGCGGCATCGAGCCCGATCACCTGCGTGAGGGCATCACGATCGCCGGCGCCGCGGTGTTCGCCGAGGAGATCCTGCAGGACGGCGTCCAGGCGCTCGTCTACTGA
- a CDS encoding MoaD/ThiS family protein — protein sequence MSRDPGGTPESETVTVRYWASARAAAGVDEDHLAVDGPTSLADVVRRVLEARPSPRLADVLGVCSVLVGDRPVGGKDREAVTVRPGDSIEFLPPFAGG from the coding sequence ATGAGCCGCGATCCGGGTGGAACTCCCGAGAGTGAGACTGTGACCGTGCGCTACTGGGCCTCTGCCCGTGCCGCGGCAGGGGTGGACGAGGACCACCTCGCGGTGGACGGACCGACCTCCCTCGCCGATGTCGTACGACGTGTGCTCGAGGCGCGCCCGAGCCCGCGGCTCGCCGACGTGCTCGGGGTCTGCTCGGTGCTGGTGGGGGACCGTCCGGTCGGGGGCAAGGACCGCGAGGCGGTGACGGTGCGCCCGGGGGACAGCATCGAGTTCCTTCCCCCCTTCGCCGGGGGCTGA
- a CDS encoding DUF47 domain-containing protein — protein sequence MRFKFRPVDGSFYDLFSEAAQHLVVGAGLLGEMLSEGNSRAEIAQRMREAEHAADETTHSIVRRVNSTFVTPFDREDIYSLASALDDVMDEMDEAVDLVLLYEITSLPPETAEQVEVLQRCAELTAEAMPRLESMKGLEEYWIEINRLENAGDKSYRRMLANLFSGEYDALQVLKLKDVVEALESAIDAFETVANIVEQISVKES from the coding sequence GTGCGTTTCAAGTTCCGCCCTGTGGACGGCTCGTTCTACGACCTGTTCAGCGAAGCCGCCCAGCACCTCGTCGTCGGCGCAGGACTCCTCGGGGAGATGCTCTCCGAGGGCAACTCCCGTGCGGAGATCGCCCAGCGCATGCGCGAGGCCGAGCACGCCGCCGACGAGACCACCCACAGCATCGTGCGCCGGGTGAACAGCACGTTCGTGACGCCCTTCGACCGCGAGGACATCTACTCGCTGGCCTCGGCGCTCGACGACGTGATGGACGAGATGGACGAGGCGGTCGACCTCGTCCTCCTCTACGAGATCACCTCGCTGCCGCCCGAGACCGCCGAGCAGGTGGAGGTCCTCCAGCGCTGTGCCGAGCTCACCGCCGAGGCGATGCCGCGGCTGGAGTCGATGAAGGGGCTCGAGGAGTACTGGATCGAGATCAACCGCCTCGAGAACGCCGGCGACAAGTCCTACCGCCGGATGCTCGCCAACCTCTTCAGCGGCGAGTACGACGCCCTCCAGGTCCTCAAGCTCAAGGACGTGGTGGAGGCCCTCGAGAGCGCCATCGACGCCTTCGAGACGGTGGCCAACATCGTGGAGCAGATCTCCGTCAAGGAGTCCTGA
- a CDS encoding RNA degradosome polyphosphate kinase — MAELAAVQQFADRFIDRELSWLRFNQRVLELAEDPALPLLERARFLAIFASNLDEFFMVRVAGLKRRIAAGVAVRAASGLLPREQINELWGDTRQLMERHAAVFQDDIVPALADQGIEIVRWADLDKEEQKACKRLFKERVFPVLTPLAVDPAHPFPYISGLSLNLAVVVRHPKEGTEHFARVKVPQTFARFVPVGDQRFVPMEDVIGEHLKKLFPGMEIVGAHTFRVTRNEDLEVEEDDAENLLQALEKELLRRKFGAAVRLEVEESIDPKVLELLVSELGVSRNEVVALRGPLDLTGLHSLADLPRDDLKYDAFLPTTHPSLAEVESASPVDVFESVRRHDVLLHHPYDSFATSVQRFLEQAAADPHVLAIKQTLYRTSGDSPIIDALVDAAEAGKQVLVIVEIKARFDERANIRWARKLEHAGCHVVYGLVGLKTHCKLSMVVRDEPDGIRRYTHIGTGNYNPKTARLYEDLGLLTADTAIGEDVAHLFNNLSGISRNASYEHLLVAPDNVRSGLVSQIHQEIAHHRAGRSSGIRIKANSVVDEAVIDALYLASQAGVRVELLIRGISALRPGVPGLSENISVRSILGRFLEHSRVFWFDNGGEPQAWLGSADLMHRNLDRRVEVLVRPSDPHVIAQIGELLDLALDPDTTSWTLDSEGAWTLQHGTVGLHEALIARQRVRRR, encoded by the coding sequence ATGGCAGAGCTCGCGGCCGTCCAGCAGTTCGCCGACCGTTTCATCGACCGCGAGCTGTCCTGGCTCCGCTTCAACCAGCGGGTGCTCGAGCTCGCCGAGGATCCCGCGCTGCCGCTGCTCGAGCGGGCGCGCTTCCTCGCGATCTTCGCCAGCAACCTCGACGAGTTCTTCATGGTCCGGGTCGCCGGGCTCAAGCGACGCATCGCCGCCGGGGTCGCGGTCCGCGCGGCCAGCGGGCTCCTCCCCCGCGAGCAGATCAACGAGCTGTGGGGTGACACCCGCCAGCTGATGGAGCGCCACGCCGCCGTCTTCCAGGACGACATCGTGCCGGCGCTCGCTGACCAGGGCATCGAGATCGTCCGCTGGGCCGACCTCGACAAGGAGGAGCAGAAGGCCTGCAAGCGGCTGTTCAAGGAGCGGGTGTTCCCGGTCCTCACGCCCCTGGCCGTCGACCCCGCCCACCCGTTCCCCTACATCTCGGGCCTGTCGCTCAACCTCGCGGTCGTCGTACGCCACCCCAAGGAGGGCACCGAGCACTTCGCGCGGGTCAAGGTGCCACAGACCTTCGCCAGGTTCGTGCCAGTCGGCGACCAGCGCTTCGTGCCGATGGAGGACGTCATCGGCGAGCACCTCAAGAAGCTGTTCCCCGGCATGGAGATCGTCGGCGCTCACACGTTCCGGGTCACCCGCAACGAGGACCTCGAGGTCGAGGAGGACGATGCCGAGAACCTCCTCCAGGCGCTCGAGAAGGAGCTGCTCCGCCGCAAGTTCGGCGCTGCGGTCCGGCTCGAGGTCGAGGAGTCGATCGACCCCAAGGTCCTCGAGCTGCTGGTCTCCGAGCTCGGCGTCTCGCGCAACGAGGTGGTCGCGCTGCGCGGACCGCTCGACCTCACCGGCCTGCACTCCCTGGCCGACCTGCCCCGCGACGACCTCAAGTACGACGCCTTCCTCCCCACGACCCACCCCTCCCTGGCCGAGGTCGAGTCGGCCTCACCGGTCGACGTCTTCGAGTCCGTACGACGCCACGACGTGCTGCTGCACCACCCCTACGACTCCTTCGCGACGTCCGTCCAGCGGTTCCTCGAGCAGGCAGCCGCGGATCCCCACGTCCTGGCGATCAAGCAGACCCTCTACCGCACCTCCGGTGACAGCCCGATCATCGACGCACTCGTCGACGCGGCCGAGGCCGGCAAGCAGGTGCTGGTCATCGTGGAGATCAAGGCCCGCTTCGACGAACGCGCCAACATCCGCTGGGCGCGCAAGCTCGAGCACGCCGGCTGCCACGTGGTCTACGGCCTGGTGGGGCTCAAGACCCACTGCAAGCTCTCCATGGTCGTGCGCGACGAACCCGACGGGATCCGGCGCTACACCCACATCGGCACCGGCAACTACAACCCCAAGACGGCCCGCCTCTACGAGGACCTCGGCCTGCTGACCGCCGACACGGCCATCGGCGAGGACGTCGCCCACCTCTTCAACAACCTGTCGGGGATCAGCCGCAACGCGTCCTACGAGCATCTCCTCGTCGCCCCCGACAACGTGCGCAGCGGACTCGTGTCGCAGATACACCAGGAGATCGCGCACCACCGGGCCGGCCGCTCCTCCGGCATCCGCATCAAGGCCAACTCCGTGGTCGACGAGGCCGTGATCGACGCCCTCTACCTCGCCTCCCAGGCCGGGGTCCGGGTCGAGCTGCTCATCCGTGGCATCAGCGCCCTGCGGCCCGGGGTCCCCGGCCTGTCGGAGAACATCTCGGTGCGCTCGATCCTGGGACGCTTCCTCGAACACAGTCGCGTCTTCTGGTTCGACAACGGCGGCGAGCCGCAGGCCTGGCTCGGGTCGGCCGACCTCATGCACCGCAACCTCGACCGGCGCGTCGAGGTGCTCGTCCGGCCCTCCGACCCGCACGTCATCGCCCAGATCGGCGAGCTGCTCGACCTGGCCCTCGACCCCGACACGACCAGCTGGACGCTCGACTCCGAGGGAGCCTGGACCCTTCAACACGGCACGGTCGGGCTGCACGAGGCGCTGATCGCGCGTCAGCGCGTCCGGCGGCGCTGA
- a CDS encoding YgfZ/GcvT domain-containing protein, whose protein sequence is MASPLLTLPGAVAGDGIDAPVAAHYGSFNSEQRTLVGGEGFVDLSHRDVLRIEGPERLSWLHNLTTQFFLDLTPGTWTQALVLSPQGHVEHEMTGVDDGEAFVAHTEPGRGAALVEWLERMKFMTRVEVSLVDDVAAMWRPSGPSFVPREKLAAFADAAGPACGLWAFEALRIERGEPRLGLDTDHRTIPNEVGWIGPAVHLEKGCYRGQETVARVHTLGRPPRRLAMLHLDGTENRLPAVGTPLLHEGRECGFVGSSARHHELGPIALALVKRNVPVDATLMVAVAEGDHMPAGQEVVVDPEVGLHVRPRLR, encoded by the coding sequence ATGGCCAGCCCCCTCCTGACGCTCCCCGGCGCTGTGGCCGGGGACGGCATCGACGCACCCGTCGCCGCGCACTACGGCTCGTTCAACTCCGAGCAGCGCACCCTTGTCGGGGGCGAGGGTTTCGTCGACCTCTCCCACCGCGACGTGCTGCGCATCGAGGGGCCCGAACGGCTCTCGTGGCTGCACAACCTGACCACCCAGTTCTTCCTCGATCTCACCCCCGGCACCTGGACCCAGGCGCTGGTGCTCAGCCCCCAGGGCCACGTCGAGCACGAGATGACCGGCGTCGACGACGGCGAGGCCTTCGTGGCCCACACCGAGCCTGGGCGTGGTGCGGCCTTGGTGGAGTGGCTGGAGCGGATGAAGTTCATGACCCGCGTCGAGGTCTCGTTGGTCGACGACGTCGCCGCGATGTGGCGTCCGTCGGGCCCCTCCTTCGTGCCGCGCGAGAAGCTCGCGGCATTCGCCGACGCGGCCGGCCCGGCCTGTGGGCTGTGGGCGTTCGAGGCGCTGCGCATAGAGCGCGGTGAACCCCGGCTGGGACTCGACACCGACCACCGCACGATCCCCAACGAGGTCGGCTGGATCGGGCCCGCGGTCCACCTCGAGAAGGGCTGCTACCGCGGCCAGGAGACGGTCGCGCGCGTCCACACCCTGGGGCGACCGCCGCGCCGCCTGGCCATGCTCCACCTCGACGGCACCGAGAACCGCCTCCCCGCCGTCGGCACCCCTCTCCTGCACGAGGGCCGCGAGTGCGGGTTCGTCGGGTCCTCGGCCCGCCACCACGAGCTCGGACCGATCGCGCTCGCCCTGGTCAAGCGCAACGTGCCGGTCGACGCGACCCTCATGGTCGCGGTCGCCGAGGGCGACCACATGCCTGCGGGCCAGGAGGTCGTGGTCGACCCCGAGGTCGGGCTGCACGTGCGGCCGCGGCTGCGCTGA
- a CDS encoding FABP family protein, producing the protein MPFELPDNLHPHCAPVAWLLGTWRGNGHGDYPTIEKFQFGQELIFTHDGRPFFHYMARAWIVDDEGEFVRDAAMESGFLRCPEPGKVELLLAHNIGFSEIWYGHAEGGKLEMHTAGVGFTETAKEVTGGSRMYGNVEGDLLYAFDMAAVGQELQPHLWARLKRA; encoded by the coding sequence ATGCCATTCGAGCTGCCGGACAACCTCCACCCCCACTGCGCTCCGGTGGCCTGGCTGCTCGGCACGTGGCGAGGCAACGGCCACGGCGACTACCCCACCATCGAGAAGTTCCAGTTCGGCCAGGAGCTGATCTTCACCCACGACGGCCGCCCGTTCTTCCACTACATGGCGCGTGCGTGGATCGTCGACGACGAGGGCGAGTTCGTGCGTGACGCCGCGATGGAGTCGGGGTTCCTGCGCTGCCCCGAGCCCGGCAAGGTCGAGCTCCTCCTCGCGCACAACATCGGCTTCTCCGAGATCTGGTACGGCCACGCCGAGGGCGGCAAGCTCGAGATGCACACCGCCGGCGTCGGGTTCACCGAGACCGCCAAGGAGGTCACCGGTGGCTCCCGGATGTACGGCAACGTCGAGGGCGACCTGCTCTACGCCTTCGACATGGCGGCCGTCGGGCAGGAGCTCCAGCCCCACCTGTGGGCCCGGCTCAAGCGGGCCTGA
- a CDS encoding winged helix-turn-helix transcriptional regulator, translating into MSALLLLTSALQPSAEVLPGLALLPHTVRILPATGSALLEAPPSDAIIVDGRQELAQVRDLCRLLRTTGTDVPVLLIVTEGGLAVVAHDWGMDDVLLHTCGPAELDARLRLAIGRNAASQDDDTSAHVIQRGEVVVDDATYTAKIGGRPLDLTYKEFELLKYLAQHPGRVFSREQLLQEVWGYDYFGGTRTVDVHVRRLRAKLGTDHEHHIGTVRNVGYRFVVPTREPAGSEEASPAPAGG; encoded by the coding sequence ATGAGCGCTCTGCTGCTGCTCACCAGCGCCCTCCAGCCGTCCGCCGAGGTCCTTCCCGGCCTCGCGCTGCTCCCCCACACGGTCCGCATCCTGCCGGCCACCGGGAGCGCGCTGCTCGAGGCTCCCCCGTCCGACGCGATCATCGTCGACGGGCGGCAGGAGCTCGCCCAGGTGCGCGACCTCTGCCGGCTGCTGCGCACCACCGGCACCGACGTGCCGGTGCTGCTGATCGTGACCGAGGGCGGTCTCGCCGTCGTCGCCCACGACTGGGGGATGGACGACGTCCTGCTCCACACCTGCGGGCCCGCCGAGCTCGACGCGCGTCTCCGCCTCGCCATCGGCCGCAACGCCGCCTCCCAGGACGACGACACGAGCGCCCACGTCATCCAGCGGGGCGAGGTGGTCGTCGACGACGCCACCTACACCGCCAAGATCGGCGGACGACCGCTCGACCTCACCTACAAGGAGTTCGAGCTCCTGAAGTACCTCGCCCAGCACCCCGGCCGAGTCTTCAGCCGCGAGCAGCTGCTGCAGGAGGTGTGGGGCTACGACTACTTCGGAGGCACCCGCACCGTCGACGTCCACGTGCGCCGGCTGCGGGCCAAGCTCGGCACCGACCACGAGCACCACATCGGCACCGTCCGCAACGTCGGCTACCGGTTCGTCGTACCCACCCGCGAACCCGCCGGGTCCGAGGAGGCCTCCCCCGCTCCTGCGGGTGGTTAA